In Esox lucius isolate fEsoLuc1 chromosome 3, fEsoLuc1.pri, whole genome shotgun sequence, the sequence TAGCCACGGACGACATGAGCTACAAAGGAGAAAAAGTACTAGCACTAATTTGAAAAAATGGACATCATACAGATTTCATATGGCCAATGACATACATGATACATGCCTCCTTCCGAAACAATATTTTCATCATTCTCACTAAAGGCATGAAAACAATGTCTTCAGGTTACGATAATGGAGGCTAATGCAGGCCTACAACTGCTTTTGTCATACCAGTAAATCGTAAAGCATACACCTTGAGTTAGAAGGTTCTTGTGGCGCTGAGTCATTGTGAGGCTGATGTTGAGGATACCCAGGCATTCCAACCCTTGAGCATCTGCTGCTAAGAGAGTGAACGACAGAATGCTTGTGCAgtccaaaaatgtaaacaatcaaTTAGCTAGTCCCACTTACAATCAGTGTTTGAGAGATTAGATTCAGCACAGCATATGGGATTATTATAACAAATGGATAGGCAGGAAGGAATTCTGCTTTTCCAGGCATGTGAATTCCTGTTGATTTGCACAATCTGTGCATCTCAAACATGCACTTGTTGCTTGTCCAACATCATGCACTTTTTTTGCTATTAAATTATGGCTCACTGCAACAAAGGCAGTACACATGATTATTTACTGGAGACAATGTCATACAAACATAATGCCGACCAGACAGCACCCCTGTCCATCAGAAGGTGAAAGATGAGATTCATAGAACAGTTACTCTGCATGGCAGCCACAGCAACATCTCAATGAAAGCCAGCATGATCAGACACAACAAATGCTGGTAAGTGTTGACAAGAGTTACTGACTTTGAAGACAAGAGTTACTGACTTTGAAGACCACGGACCTCTATTTTAGGCTTCATCTCAATAATATTCTCACAGTACAACTAGGTAATGCCAGTGTTTTGCTAAATTGTATTTTGGGGGAGCTGGATATTGTAGCATTCAGAGGTATTAAACCATATTCGTTGCAAGTAGTGCATCTGTATGTATGCATGAACCCCCCCACGTACAGTACAAATTACCAGCTGACTTAATGTATAATGTAGTCATTAAATGTAGGGGTGAAATATAGAAACCCATGTTAGCTGGTTAATGTAAAGTTTTTGCCTCCCTTTTCCATTTACTACTCACGTGTACATCTGCCCAAGGGCCAAGAGGAAATAACCACGGTGGATGTGTGCAATCAGCTGCCTCATTACCCACCCCTCTCCCAAAAAACAAGACTATTTACATTAAATAAGAAACCTGACAGCTTTCCAAGATGGGGTTATTATCCCCCTTGGCCCATATGGTGCATTGTTTTAACTAGAGCTGAGAAATGAGGGCAGCTTTCCAGTAGGTACTTTTTGACAAAAGTAGCTCAATTTGCAACATCAGAAGAGTACAAAGCAAAAGGTAGAGAGAAGATACAGTGTTACCCTTTTCACACTACTGAGCCGACTCATGCTGTACTGTGCCATCCTGGTAACTCATCTAACCCAGTTCCTAGAACTGCATTGGAAAGGACAATGTGAAAGAAATCACTGTACGATTTAGGTCAGCACAgtagtgtgaaaagggaataTGTCAGTTGAAGAGGACAGTGGACGAATTGGAGGCCTATTTCTGGTTTTTGAGCTGATTAGACAACCAATCCAGTCCTTCGTAGAGACCATCTCCGCTTGTGGCACAGGTAGCTTGGATGTACCAGTTTCTATGGCGGAGGGAGTGCAGTCCCAACTTGTCTGTGATTTCAGCCGCGTTCATAGCATTTGGGAGGTCCTGAAAGAGATGTTTTTCAATTATAAGACAAAGCCAAGCTAGGGAAGGACATCTTAAATATAACCGGTAAATATTTTTAGCATGTAATCATTACCTTTAGAAAATAAAAGCAAGTAAGCAATCTTATTAAAAACCTTAGAAATACACACAGTAACATGACACTCTTTGTAACATTTTCTGACCAGCGATAATAGATAAGGTAATTGTTTCCATACTTTATAAAATGTTGGAGAATGACAGTAAGGCATTCATGAGAATTCTATAGTAATGTATTTTGGAAATAAGACATGTTTGGACAAACAATAGACACTGTAGAGCATATAAACTGTCTTGAAACCAACACAGTTCTTAACAACCAGAACTATAGTAGGCCAATATGAAACTCATATTCATTCCCAGAACTGCAAGCAAAAGCACTTAGATCATCCCAAACGCTGTCGCTAAAGTCACAAAATTCCCCAGAATGTTTTAATCACAATATATAAATACCACTGGAGTGCTCTCACATTTGGGAATATACCAGTCTTAATCCAATAACCATGACAGGTAAGATCCAGGctttctgtccctgtcttaTGTACACCAGCAACATCCACTTACCACAGCGAGATGAACTAGAAATCGCACAAGGGAAGCATAGATAAACCCCAAACCTTTTTAGCACGTGAAAATATTCCTTGTACACCTGCATACTATTATGCACCTGGCGATCTGAGTGTTACTGTGTAGCTGTGTATCCACCGATAAATTACATAAACCCACTACCACTATCTAGCTATCATGTTTTTACTGAATTACATCACTAATATGATCATTACTGCCCTCACTAGTTTAACTGGGCTGACATTCCTAgccatatgtaaaaaaaataaaaaatacaaaactaaaaCCTAAAATGTGCATTATTCCCAATGGATAATGGCAAGAAATGATGTAACCGTCTTTGATTTACATAACCtcatttaaacatatttatttgataACCCTAGGATATATTGGTTAATGACATCAATCATTCATTGAATTTCAAAGTTATTCAGCCAACAATGCcttaatctacacaatggaatcaaaaaatgatattttatattttcaatttaTTATGATAGGCTGTTCATTTCATATCTGTTAAGTACTTACATTTCTGTCAGTATCACTTTAAACTGGATCATACTGAAAGGGATTACTAATTGTACCAGTGGTTACCAAAACCTCTCTGAACCAGCCCATAATGTTCAAAcctatttaattatattttgtcaaATAAAGAAATTGCCAAGTAACACTACAAAAAAATGACTGAAAGCTTTAGTAGCTTTGAAACTCTAGGCATCATTCAAACACCAGTGAAAAAATGTAGACTTACCTGTTTGTTTGCAAATACTAATAACACTGCCTCTCGTAGTTCGTCTTCTGCTAACATTCTCATCAGCTCTTCACGGGCTTCGTTGACACGCTCTCTGTCATTGCTGTCCACAACAAAGATGAGACCTGAAAAACACTTACATTGAGTCACCGGACTTGTTTCTAGCTCTGAAAGGGGTTAAATGAACTGCCATCAGAAGAACGTACCCTGTGTGTTCTGGAAGTAGTGGCGCCACAACGGTCGAATTTTGTCTTGACCACCTACATCCCACACTGTAAAGCTTATGTTCTTGTACTCTACTGTCTCAACGTTAAAACCTATGTAGAAAAAAAGTCTGACATTAAAAACCAGTACAACCTTTGAAGCATCACATTTTCTctaattaaaacaaacataccaGTAGCCTGTCTGTTACACGAAATATGATACACACAAACCTGGGACACAACATATCAACATTAGTGGCAAAAGTTACAACTTACCTATAGTTGGAATGGTAGTTACAATTTCTCCTAGTTTGAGCTTGTACAGGATAGTAGTTTTACCAGCGGCATCGAGACCCACCATGAGGATCCTCATCTCTTTCTTGCCAAATGCTTTAAAGAGGCTTGCAAATAAATTCCCCATAGTGAACGACGACGGATTCAACTTTGGCAGGAGGTAAACTGAAGAGAGAACCAGGATATTAGCTACAGTAAATAGGTGTATAACATTACTTCAGCACTGCGACCTAGCTTAGCAAAGCTATTGTAATATAATATTGGCTACACGGTTAGCTAACCCATCATTCAGCCAATTGGTACTGATTTTTTTATGCCTAACTGTAACCGGGGAAACAGTAAGCAAGATAACTTTTAACAAGACGTTCGCTAACTGGCTAGTAACAGGCATCAACCGCTAGATAGCTATGTAACGTTAACCATCCAATGTTAAcgtcagttagctagctatgcaAGTTACCGTAACTACACTCATAATTTCATAATAGCCTTATTTATACTGGATGAAAACAACAATTGTGTATACAACTGGCGTATAGTGTCACAACGATTCCGAACATTTAGTTAGCAGTAAAACACAAGACAACTCGATACACTATAGTAGTAGGCTAGGTATCTAATAGCTAGCAAAGCTGACGTTAACTAACTGGCTATGTTCTAGCTAGCGCAGCTATACACAGCAGCATATCCAGCCATCAAGTTTTCTTCCTCAAGATCTTTATAACTAGCTCGCCAGGTagtctttaatgtattttagcCGTTTGTTATATAACCATCTTGCAtcttaatataaaatatttcacttATCATATTCTTAAAAACGTATATCGTATAACTGATCGTTTTATTCTTACAGTTGTTTTCAATCCTTTCCTCTTTCAAGGCGTTTCCTTCCTCAAGATGGCGGTTATTATTTGGCCACGTCAGAGCCAAGTCAGAGCTTCCCGAATTACTTCCGTGACACAGCGCATTTGGCATAATATCGCGCCCTATGAGGGCTGGAGGAGAATAGAAGGTAGCCTACTACCATTTCACTTAGACCGAGCTATAACGTGGGACATCACCGGATAGAAAATTAAAGATGGCTGCCAAGGCTTTAACATATGTGGAGCTATATATGTGAGCGCTGTAATTGTACCAGAACGGTTGTTAATTCCTAATTTGTAAACTCGTGATGTGTAATATTTGTGCATATAAAGTGGCCAATTCTAATTGAAAATCCTTCACCAGGTGCTTTGTAATTGGCCCTGGAAATCTGCTTCAACAAAGATTACAGATTAGGGTTAGTATATCTATAATTTCACGGTCTTCAATTCCACTTTTCCAACAATAACACTGTTTAATTTCTTCTTTGTAAACTAATTACATGTGTAATATTCATAGTGCGCTGAAAGCCCTTGCCGAATGTATATAAAGTTGACCAATTTCCACCGAAACCACCTCACATATGACAGATTAAGGTCATGCTTTGATTTTAAACTCTTCAATTCTTAGATGTGACCACTTTTCTCAACATTTTAGAACCCTAAGGTTGTTAATTACGTTTTTGTAATCTCATGtgatttgtaatatttttgatAGTGTGATTAAAGCCCTAGTGGAATGCAACCAAATGTTTACCTTAATAAACTAAAAAGGAGTTATAGTAATTATAGCAATTTATCCGGTGTATAATTAGGTCCAGATAATAAATGCAGACAGGTTTAGTGATGACTCAGTTCAGTGATTGAATGTaatatcaaatatatatttgccTTGTAAAAATTAAAGCAGGCTGGAGGAAATCAATAAATAATGTTGCTTCGCTTTTTGGATGGtcctcaaacacaaacaaagcatTAGGGATAGATCATACCACAGTTACAGTTTAAAAATACAGGTGTCAGCTCCTTTTTAATTGCATCTCCAATCCACAGCCCAGCTCTGCATGGCTCTCCAATCCAAGGCCCTCACTTCTTGGCTGCTAAAATAGTTCATAGAGAGAAATATTATTAGATACATGAATAATTGAtgaaatactgtacatcatgcaacatatatatgtataaatcaTGCAAGTACATATTTTGGGATTCAATACAGTTATTAATGCTATGCTATTTTACTGAAAAAGCAGACATACCATACAATTAAATTGCAAGTGCAGATATTACCTTACACTCAAATTCAAAGTAATTTATGATCTGCCCTGCAGGTGCCAAGGGATCACCTAGCCTGCCTAAGTAGCCTACTTAGCTACTATATCTGCTCTTACACCTGACATCTCTACAACAGACTTTGGCAAGTACGTAAAATGCATTTGGAACATATTCAGAGTCCTtcattttttccacattttttgATGTTATAGCCTTATTTTTGAAtggattaaatagatttttcatTAACAATCTACACACCTTAATGAACAAGTAAAAACAGGTTTTAGACATTTTTgcaaaattaaaaaagaaaaaaaaagaaaaatcacatttacataaatacTATGACACTCGAAATTGAGGTTtggtgcatcctgtttccattgataatGCTTGAGCTGTTTCTACATCTTGATTGGTGTCCACCTACGATAAATTAAACTGCTTgaacatgatttggaaaggtaCACACCTGTCAAAATAAGGTCCCACAGTTAACAGAGCATACCAGAGCAAAACCCAGTCTTGAGGTCAAAGGAATTGTCCGTAGAACTCAGAGATCGGATTGTGTCGAGACACACATCTGGGAAAAATAGACTGAAATAGTATGTCATAATCTTCATAATACCCATAAAATCTTGCTGCACACCTGGAAAAAAATCTCTGTTGTCCATTATTAcaccattatttttttctgtaggGGATTTATAaatccacttcaaataaggtctgtgtttaaGGCTCACACCACTTTGATAACTGtaaatcagccataacattatggccacctgcctaatattgtgtaggtccccctttttccgccaaaacagccctgacccatcgaggcatggactccattaggtgtgctgtggtatctggcaccaagatttTTTCAACATATCCTTTAAGTTTTGTAAGTTGGGAAGTGGGGCCTCCATGCATTGGACTTGtttgttcagcacatcccacagatgctcgattggattgagatctggggaatttagaggccaagccaacaccttgaactcgttgttgtgttcctcaaaccattccagaaccattttgctttgtgggggggcgcattatcctgctgaaagaagccaatgccatcagggaataccgttgccatgaaagggtgcacatggtctgcaacaatgctcaggtcgtggtacgtgtcaaagtagcATCCACATAAATGGCAGGACTCAAggattcccagcagaacattgcccaaagcatcacactgcctctgctggcttgtcttcttcccatagtgcatcctggtgccatgttttCTCTAGGTAATATAAAGATGTAAAagtaaatgtgattcatcagaccaggccaccttcttccattgctccatggtccagttctgatgctcacttgcccattgtaggcactttcggcagtggacaggggtcagcatgggcaccctgactggtctgaggctacgcagccccatacgcaacaaactgcgatgcactgtctgttctgacacctttttataagtaccagcattaacttttcagcaatctgagctagtttgtctgttggatcagctccccacgtgcatcagtgagccttggccacccatgatgctgtcaccggttcaccgcttttccttccttggaccacttttgataggtactgaccactgctgactaggaacaccccacaagggctgcggTTTTGGAAAAGCTCTGATCCATCGCAATTTGgtctcagatccttatgcttgcccatttgtcctgcttctaacacatcaactttgaagacaAAATGTTAACACGCTGTCTAATGTATCACAGGCACTGACAGGTGctatgataacgagattatcagtgttatgaTCACTTaacttgtcagtggtcatatcGTTATAGCTGATCGGTGTCAATAAAACAGGGTGACTTTTATCAATATCTTTGCCTAGATTTAGCCAAATGATCTTACGGAACCACACTTTGCATTGATGTCATCATCAAGTGCAGTGGTAGAAGCCGGTGGTAGCTGGAAAATACACATTTCCCTCTGAGCAAAATCTGATCAAAGTAGcaagaatataaatataatagcacacattttttttcaaataagcATTTGTAGTTTCTAAATTTTGTAATTGATCGGCTATTTACAGCTGTTTGTTTTAACGTTTTCCTACCTCAGCAAAGAGGAGGTGTTGCTGGAGCCATGTGTTAAGGTACAGTACTATAAAACGTGTTGTTAGCTGCAAACAGCATTTTTATTTGTCGTAAAGTGTTAGATAACGTTTTATTATTTACAAGTTATTCAGTATGGCGTGTTTCTCATGTTTGGAGTTGTGAAAAACTCTGAAGTACACTAACCGTGATGACTGTGACCCAGAGTGACACACCCTAACGTTAAAGGTAGTTAGCAAAAAGCCCTACCCTGTAACACTAGCTAAAGTCGATAAGTCCGATTTCAGTTAGCAAGAATTAGAAAGCCTCTGATGATGGGCTAGTCGTAGCCAGCAAATTTCTAGCAAGTGCTATGCGTCGTTGGCTGGTCTGCTAGTTAACGTCTCACCACGTGGAGAAATCCAATTAAAGTCAGAAAGATAATTATCACAATGGGTTAATGATGCATACCCAGCTAACAATTTTCCATTGTCACAATGTTGTTACGACGTTATCTGTCGACCGAAATTAGATAGCGGCAACATTATCACAACCGGAAAAGTGAAAGTTTTCTTGTTGTCCCTATAACGTATATAATTGACGTTGTCAGTTTGTCGCTAGCATGTCGTGACAACATGATATCTCTAAAGTTGTCGGTTGGTCATCGCAAATCCCTGCCATCCTATCCAGTTCACCATTCATAGCCCTTTTTACTCTCACAATTTTTTAATTCATACCTACAGCTAGAATATGCACAGCTTAGTTAATTTCTGTCCATCTTAAGGTTTTCTCCAACCTTGTGTTTACCTGCTCCAACTGTTGCACGAACTCTTACATTTGCACAACACAGTTTCAGCCGGGTTCTACAGTGACgtttagttttacagtgaggTACCATGTATAAATaatatagatttattttatcaacACCTTCCCACATATAATAATGGCAATGCTGTTAGATCATCAGTCCAGACATTTTCTCCTAGCGAAGTACATGACATATCTTGTAACATGAGCCCCACATAAATATATGTAGCAAAACctttatacatttacaaacaagaACActtatgtaatttaaaaaatattttatgtatcaCCCACCTCACACTCCCAAGTTGGTCAAAAGCACAGAAATGTATATCAGAACTGTGTGGGACTTCAGGTAGGATATCTAGACATCTAGTTACCTCCAATGAAATTGGCAATAGCCATGATAAACAGTTATTTCTTCCACTAGTAGAGTTCTATCCTTCTCcaatcattgacatttttgttccaGCTATCGACTGATCaaatttagaaatattatcAAACTGGCCAttctacaaataattaaaacataagAACACAAGCCAATATGAATGCTTTACTTTTCATTGGgttattttcttctcaaatGGTGAAGAATTGTGAAATGATGATGATAAGAAAacatgaattgaaacaaacaattaatattatcCAACTGGCAAAATACAATCACACAAGCAGACGGACACTTTACTCTTCCTTGTTGTCAGAAATTAGTCTGAGTGGTCTTCAATTCTATCTTCACCTTCCTGTGCTGTTGGACTCGTTGCTGCACCTGGACAATGAAAACCAGTTTAAAACCAGTATAAAATAGAGTGTCAACCATTTGATTCAATTGgttcataattaaaaaaaaacacttttacaaTTTTGTCAAATATCTTGTTGAATCATTACTTGTGGAACCCATAGTAAAACTCGTGAGGAGACTCGATGTTCATCTGTGTTTGAAAAAAGTTAGCTAGTAGTAGttcttactgtactgtagcttgctaaCGTTAGTTGGCTTGCTAGACAGTACTGTAATTCGATGGAAACTACCAAAGTGATTTTAGCTACATGACAGATAGTTATCTATATGCATTGTAAAGAAGTTAAATATGCTTACCTGAGATTCCTTGTCCAGAAATGATGTCGACTTAACAAACTAATCTGATGTTTGTTTAACGTCGTCGTACAATAACGTTTGCTAGCTgcagtagctagttagccaggTATAACGTAAAAGAAAACTTGCGCTACCTGCAGTAGTTAGCTAGGTGTATTACAGTActttaatatacactcacctaaaggattattaggaacaccatactaatatggtgggtgtttgaccccctttcgccttcagaactgccttaattcgatgtggcattgattcaacaaagtgctgaaagcattctttagaaatgttggcccatattgataggatagcatcttgcagttgatggagatttgtgggatgcacatccagggcacgaagctcccgttccaccacatcccaaagatgctctattgggttgagatctggtgactgtgggggccatttcagtacagtgaactcattgtcatgttcaagaaaccaatttgaaatgattcgagctttgtgacatggtgcattatcctgctggaagtagccatcagaggatgggtacatggtggtcataaagggatggacacggtcagaaacaatgctcatgtaggccgtggcatttaaacaatgccaaattggcactaaggggcctaaagtgtgccaagaaaacatcccccacaccattacaccaccaccaccagcctgcacagtggtaacaaggcatgatggatccatgttcttattctgtttacgccaaattctgactctaccatctgaatgtctcaacagaaatcgagactcatcagaccaggcaacattcttccagtcttcaactgtccaattttggtgagctcgtgcaaattgtagcctctttttcctatttgtagaggagatgagtggtacccggtggggtcttctgctgttgtagcccatccgcctcaaggttgtacgtgttgtggcttcacaaatgctttgctgcatacctcggttgtaacgagtggttatttcagtcaaagttgctcttctatcagcttgaatcagtcagcccattctcctctgacctctagcatcgacaaggcattttcgcccacaggactgccgcatactggatgtttttcccttttcacaccattctttgtaaaccctagaaatggttgagcgtgaaaatcccagtaactgagcagattgtgaaatactcagaccggcccgtctgtcaccaacaaccatggcacgctcaaaattgcttaaatcacctttctttcccagtctgacattcagtttggagttcaggagattgtcttgactaggaccacacccctaaatgcattgaagcaactgccatgtgattggttgattagataattgcattaatgaggaattgaacaggtgttcctaataatcctttaggtgtgtgtatatacatataatcatgactacacacacattaatgcaTACTGTACAAAATTCCCAAAAAACTTTACTACAtcatatcaaaataaaaaaatatgttctcagGAACCTTCCACTAGGACACTCCGTTCTCAGGAACCTTACACTAGCAGACAATAAAAATTCCCATACTGGGGCAAATTGGGGGTAGTTGATGGCAAACATGTAAAAATGCCTTGAAACAGGTATCAACTGCTGCCAGAAAGGTTCTAAAGAAACTTGGATAAGTTCAACATGAGgcttcaataaaatgttaacagtggaacatgacaacacacacacacacatatatatatacacacatactgcacaaaaattacaaaacaataataTAGTATATTATAATTGAACTGTGTGTTATTGAGTATTATAAATACCACTTATAGTTCTATATTGAAGAAATAGATGTTCTCAGGAACCTTACACTAGGGCACACCAAGCCAGGTAGCTGATATACAGCAGACTGTAAAAATTCCCATACTGGGGCACATTGCTTGGGGTAGTTGATGTCAAAGAAGTAAAACGCCTTGAAACAGGTATCAACTGCTCCCAGCAAGGTTCTGTTCTCAAGCGCCTCTCCATTTATTACAGTAAATGCTTGAGAAACCTGACTGTTGCCAAGAGCAAGTACAAATGGTTCAGGTCTCTTCATTGCCTGGCGAAGATACTCTGGGATGTTGGTTCCAACCTGTCAATTTTGGCAAGATAATAAAAAATCACTTtacagcgcacacacacaatacttgCTCTCTGTTATCTGCTTTAGATTGTCTAAACCACAAATGTTTCATTACAGTTCAAGAAATCTTTTTTGTCTGATACTTACAGGCTGGAAGTCGATGAAAGCCTTTCGGGCCTTATGTTGtcagatttgtttttgaatCAGTTGTTGGACTGAaagaaacaacagaaataaaatgtgctgcAACGTAAAGTCCAAAATCTaataagtaataataataataataataataaatatgtaaaatatattagcTATACAGAATAAAGATAAATCCCAAATTAAATTAATGGCAGCAGTAACGTTTGCTTTCCCAAATATTCTGAATCCAAATAGTCAGTCAATCTAAAAAAAAGTCACCATCGCAGTTGTTTTCTAACCTCAAAAGTACTCACGTGATGAACTATCAAGACATTCCACAGCAATTCCTGTTCCTTCAGTTGCATTGTAGACGAAGGGGCATTTGgctgatataaaaaaaactaagccTCAACTAAGCCTCATTTTCCTTTCTTCTACTATATGTAGAATTTGTTATAGTGTGGtcctttaaattatattaatcatTAATTACATTATATCTGCTAATATAATTAAACGGTTTCGAGGTCAGTGGGTTCAGATGTGTCAACACAAACATAGGTAACTTGTTAAGATGGTAGATGGGAAGTGGATTTTACaccatttatatttttgccGGGAGCTGGATTTACAAAGGTCTGTAGCGCAGTGACACATATGTGCCGTcactgttttctttaaacaacCGAAGAACATGAAGGGGATGGTGATCAAGAAGGTGGTTGGCATCAATAGACTGGATTACAGAGTCTGGAGATACACTGTAGGCAAAATAATGTCTGCTGAACCCTATGGTTTGCCATTTCTGAACAACTAGCTTTATTGTTGAATTAACAGCAACAATGGTCTTGACC encodes:
- the arf1 gene encoding ADP-ribosylation factor 1, which gives rise to MGNLFASLFKAFGKKEMRILMVGLDAAGKTTILYKLKLGEIVTTIPTIGFNVETVEYKNISFTVWDVGGQDKIRPLWRHYFQNTQGLIFVVDSNDRERVNEAREELMRMLAEDELREAVLLVFANKQDLPNAMNAAEITDKLGLHSLRHRNWYIQATCATSGDGLYEGLDWLSNQLKNQK